One Perca flavescens isolate YP-PL-M2 chromosome 9, PFLA_1.0, whole genome shotgun sequence genomic window carries:
- the s1pr4 gene encoding sphingosine 1-phosphate receptor 4 encodes MNVFSSLTSSSSCPHLYHTPSYPSNITISNGTTAANEINHVILRHYNHTGRLQNRTISNTQNHISAPMAVFLFFSILIILENLLVLVAVISRIRHSRRWVYICIANITLSDLLTGTAYLVNICMSGSQTFRLTPALWLFREGMLFVALAASIFSLLLIAVERYTTMMKPLPQKSPRKTYRIYGLVALCWVLALVIGFLPLLGWNCVCTLDGCSTLLPLYSKTYIFFSLIIFFIILLAIGVLYGAIYCHVHKSAQLGPKRSRKRSLDLLKTVITIVGVFLLCWGPLFLLLLVDFFCSSRQCALLFSADFCISLAVFNSGLNPIIYALGSSELRKAIAELLCCCCLKAGLCHPDKFTSKETSSTSESRRDSLRNSFNKVRNLSVASPPSTPNKPRRAPRKYRLSSTTSCLSVSSG; translated from the coding sequence ATGAATGTCTTTTCATccctcacctcctcctcatcctgccCACACTTGTACCACACACCCAGTTACCCCAGCAACATCACCATATCAAACGGCACCACCGCAGCCAACGAGATCAACCATGTGATCCTGCGGCATTACAACCACACCGGCCGCCTGCAGAACAGGACCATCTCAAACACCCAGAACCACATCAGTGCCCCCATGGCCGTCTTCCTCTTCTTCAGTATTCTCATCATCCTGGAGAATCTCCTGGTGCTGGTGGCTGTCATCTCCCGCATCCGCCACAGCCGGCGCTGGGTTTACATCTGCATTGCCAACATCACACTTAGTGACCTCCTCACCGGCACTGCCTACCTGGTAAACATCTGTATGTCTGGCAGCCAGACGTTTCGCCTCACCCCTGCTCTGTGGCTTTTCAGGGAAGGGATGCTGTTTGTGGCCCTGGCAGCATCCATATTCAGTTTGTTGCTGATTGCTGTGGAGCGTTACACCACCATGATGAAGCCACTGCCCCAGAAGTCACCCAGGAAGACCTATAGGATCTACGGCTTGGTGGCACTCTGCTGGGTTTTGGCACTGGTGATTGGCTTTCTCCCCTTGCTGGGCTGGAACTGTGTGTGCACCCTGGATGGATGTTCCACCCTCCTTCCTCTCTACTCCAAGACCTacatctttttctctctcatcaTCTTCTTCATCATCCTCCTGGCTATCGGCGTGCTCTATGGTGCCATCTACTGCCACGTGCACAAGAGTGCACAGCTGGGCCCAAAGCGCAGTCGCAAACGCTCTTTGGATCTGCTTAAAACTGTGATCACCATTGTTGGGGTCTTTTTGCTCTGCTGGGGGCCACTGTTCCTGCTGTTACTAGTGGATTTCTTCTGTTCCTCCCGCCAGTGTGCACTGCTGTTCAGCGCTGATTTTTGCATCTCCCTGGCTGTCTTCAACTCCGGCCTGAACCCCATCATCTACGCCCTGGGCAGCAGTGAGTTGAGGAAGGCTATTGCTGAgctgctgtgctgctgctgcctgaaGGCCGGCCTCTGTCACCCAGACAAATTCACATCCAAGGAGACCAGCAGCACCTCAGAGAGCAGGAGGGACAGTCTGAGGAACAGTTTTAACAAGGTCAGGAATCTGAGCGTGGCCTCCCCACCATCAACTCCTAACAAGCCTCGCAGGGCACCCCGAAAATATAGGCTGAGCTCCACCACCAGCTGCCTGTCAGTTTCAAGTGGTTAA